One Symphalangus syndactylus isolate Jambi chromosome 9, NHGRI_mSymSyn1-v2.1_pri, whole genome shotgun sequence DNA segment encodes these proteins:
- the G6PC2 gene encoding glucose-6-phosphatase 2 isoform X1, with translation MDFLHRNGVLIIQHLQKDYRAYYTFLNFMSNVGDPRNIFSIYFPLWFQLNQTVGTKMIWVAVIGDWFNLIFKWILFGHRPYWWVQETQIYPNHSSPCLEQFPTTCETGPGSPSGHAMGSSCVWYVMVTAALSHTVCGMDKFSITLHRLTWSFLWSVFWLIQISVCISRVFIATHFPHQVILGVIGGMLVAEAFEHTPGIQTASLGTYLKTNLFLFLFALGFYLLLRLLNIDLLWSVPIAKKWCANPDWIHIDTTPFAGLVRNLGVLFGLGFAINSEMFLLSCRGGNSYTLSFRLLCALTSLTTLQLYHFLQIPTHEEHLFYVLSFCKSASIPLTVVAFIPYCVHILMKQSRKKIQ, from the exons ATGGATTTCCTTCACAGGAATGGAGTGCTCATAATTCAGCATTTGCAGAAGGACTACCGAGCTTACTAcacttttctaaattttatgtccAATGTTGGAGACCCCCGGAatatcttttccatttattttccacTTTGGTTTCAACTTAATCAGACAGTTGGAACCAAGATGATATGGGTAGCAGTCATTGGGGATTGGTTCAATCTTATATTTAAATG GATATTATTTGGTCATCGACCTTATTGGTGGGTCCAAGAAACTCAGATTTACCCAAATCACTCAAGTCCATGCCTTGAACAGTTCCCTACTACATGCGAAACAGGTCCAG GAAGTCCATCTGGCCATGCAATGGGCTCGTCCTGTGTCTGGTATGTCATGGTAACCGCTGCCCTGAGCCACACTGTCTGTGGGATGGATAAGTTCTCTATCACTCTGCACAG ACTGACCTGGTCATTTCTTTGGAGTGTTTTTTGGTTGATTCAAATCAGTGTCTGCATCTCCAGAGTATTCATAGCAACACATTTTCCTCATCAAGTTATTCTTGGAGTAATTGGTG GCATGCTGGTGGCAGAGGCCTTTGAACACACTCCAGGCATCCAAACGGCCAGTCTGGGCACATACCTGAAGACcaacctcttcctcttcctgtttGCACTTGGCTTTTACCTGCTTCTTAGACTGCTCAACATCGACCTGCTGTGGTCCGTGCCCATAGCCAAAAAGTGGTGTGCCAACCCCGACTGGATCCACATTGACACCACGCCTTTTGCTGGACTCGTGAGAAACCTTGGGGTCCTCTTTGGCCTGGGCTTTGCAATCAACTCGGAGATGTTCCTCTTGAGCTGCCGAGGGGGAAATAGCTACACACTGAGCTTCCGGTTGCTCTGTGCCTTGACCTCATTGACCACACTGCAGCTCTACCATTTCCTCCAGATCCCGACTCACGAAGAGCATTTATTTTATGTGCTGTCTTTTTGTAAAAGTGCATCCATTCCCCTAACTGTGGTTGCTTTCATTCCCTACTGTGTTCATATATTAATGAAACAAAGCAGAAAGAAGATTCAGTAG
- the G6PC2 gene encoding glucose-6-phosphatase 2 isoform X2 has translation MDFLHRNGVLIIQHLQKDYRAYYTFLNFMSNVGDPRNIFSIYFPLWFQLNQTVGTKMIWVAVIGDWFNLIFKWILFGHRPYWWVQETQIYPNHSSPCLEQFPTTCETGPGSPSGHAMGSSCVWYVMVTAALSHTVCGMDKFSITLHRHAGGRGL, from the exons ATGGATTTCCTTCACAGGAATGGAGTGCTCATAATTCAGCATTTGCAGAAGGACTACCGAGCTTACTAcacttttctaaattttatgtccAATGTTGGAGACCCCCGGAatatcttttccatttattttccacTTTGGTTTCAACTTAATCAGACAGTTGGAACCAAGATGATATGGGTAGCAGTCATTGGGGATTGGTTCAATCTTATATTTAAATG GATATTATTTGGTCATCGACCTTATTGGTGGGTCCAAGAAACTCAGATTTACCCAAATCACTCAAGTCCATGCCTTGAACAGTTCCCTACTACATGCGAAACAGGTCCAG GAAGTCCATCTGGCCATGCAATGGGCTCGTCCTGTGTCTGGTATGTCATGGTAACCGCTGCCCTGAGCCACACTGTCTGTGGGATGGATAAGTTCTCTATCACTCTGCACAG GCATGCTGGTGGCAGAGGCCTTTGA
- the SPC25 gene encoding kinetochore protein Spc25 yields the protein MVEDELALFDKSINEFWNKFKSTDTSGQMAGLRDTYKDSIKAFAEKLSVKLKEEERMVEMFLEYQNQISKQNKLIQEKKGNLLKLIAEVKGKKQELEVLTATIQDLKEEYSRKKETISTANKANAERLKRLQKSADLYRDRLGLEIRKIYGEKLQFIFTNIDPKNPESPFMFSLHLNEARDYEVSDSAPHLEGLAEFQENVRKTNNFSAFLANVRKAFTATVYN from the exons ATGGTAGAGGACGAACTGGCACTATTCGATAAAAGCATAAATGAATTTTGGAATAAATTCAAAAGTACGGACACCTCCGGTCAGATGGCGGGACTAAGAGATACCTACAAGGATTCCATCAAAGCATTTGCAG aaaagctGTCTGTGAAATTAAAGGAAGAAGAACGAATGGTTGAGATGTTTCTGGAATATCAAAATC AGATCAGCAAGCAAAATAAGCTCATTCAAGAAAAAAAGGGTAACTTGTTAAAATTGATTGCTGAAGTAAAAGGCAAAAAGCAGGAATTGGAAGTACTGACTGCAACTATCCAGGATCTTAAGGAAGAATATTCTAGGAAGAAGGAAA CTATTTCTACTGCTAATAAAGCGAATGCAGAGAGGTTGAAAAGGTTGCAGAAATCTGCAGACTTATATAGAGATCGACTTGGACTAGAAATTCGAAAAATTTATG GTGAGAAATTGCAGTTTATATTCACTAATATTGACCCTAAGAATCCTGAGAGCCCATTTATGTTTTCCTTGCATCTCAATGAAGCAAGGGACTATGAAG tgtcaGATAGTGCCCCTCATCTTGAGGGCCTAGCAGAATTTCAAGAGAATGTAAGGAAGACCAAcaatttttcagcttttcttgCCAATGTTCGGAAAGCTTTTACGGCCACGGTTTATAATTAA